From the Haliaeetus albicilla chromosome 6, bHalAlb1.1, whole genome shotgun sequence genome, the window CTCCCTAGAGATACCTTTGCTTTCTACTTCCATTGGCTCATCTGGTCTCTCCTTCATCTCCGgttcctctacttttttttcatctgcttctgTGGGGTTCACCGGGGATTTTGCTTCCTGTGGTGGCGTCTCCACAGGTTGGGCACACTGCTGAGGACAGAAATCAATGAGAAGCGAGGTAAAGCAGTGCATGGCAACAGAAGACAGTCACAGCAGTCTGGAAAGCAAAGACACACAAAACTGTCAGGCCAATTCTGAGGACCTGAGAACTATCCTTAACTATCATTCCAAGAGCTCACCTCTGTCTCAGCAGCTGAGTAACACAGAAGAAGGGGCAGAAGTAGAGATGTTTCCAAGTGCATGAGGCAAACAAGCAACCCAACACTCACCTCCATAGGGACCTCTGTTTCAGtagcagcagcactgagctcTTTCTCTGGTTCAGATGACTCTCCTTGCTCCTTAGCACTGGCTCCTTCTTCTACTTTTATTCCTTCCTCTGTGTGTTCCACAtcccagagcagcacagcagacaAAAGAAGAGAAGTCATCAGTAGGGTCTTTCCCTCACTGTTACCAAGCACACATCTCCTTTGCTCCCAGAGACTAGGCCCATCAAAATGGGACCAACACCACTCAAGATGACCTGCCCTTTCCAGCCCACTTGAAATGCTGggcttctcttctccctgaTGTCAGCTCATCCATGGAAAGCTAGTGTCCTCTCTTGCCTTTAAGGGCTTGCCACATGTCTTTGGCAGCCCTCCTAACATGAGAGGTAAGTTGATCTGCGTCCACCCCCAGACCCCACCACCACAGCTCCGGTGAGGGGAACAGCCAGGATGAGGTCAGGACGCAGGACTGTACAAGAGGGGAGCTCTCACCGGGTGGAGGGACAGGGGCAGGCGTATTTGGCTGCGTATCGCCTGGTGTCGAAGGAGTTGGAGTTTTGGGAGAGGGCGAGCTTGGCTGCGAAAGTTTCTTGTTCTCCTCTATCTCTGCCAGTTCTGGCATACTCCAACGGCCATTCACATGCTCAAACTCCTGTACCTGCacaagaaggagagaaagacaTCATCATCGGAGGAGTCACACAAAGCTTGTCCTCAAACCACAAGAGACAGACCACTCAGCACACGACAAAAATAGGTGTGAAAGGAGCTCAGGATGCCAGTGACTACAAGTTCTATGAAAAGCAAAGGCTACATTGCTCTGCTAGGCGCCTTACCTTTTTGCGTATAAGTGACATAACCCCAATGCGAGTAAGGACATGCTGTCGAGAAAGACCTTCCCGTGGGACCCCATCCGCAAAGGTCTCTGCACCATCAGCGCCAGGTTCACATAAATGGCGCATAAACAGTGAGACGTAGGCCCTGGAGCAGTTAAGAGTCAAGCAGTTAGACTATAAACCAGGTTAGCTGCAGACATGCATTGTCAGACCCCTTCCAACACATAAGGGAAACCACTGCAAGACTCCTAACCCAGAGTAACACAAGTTCTGGGGTTGGGTTTCAGGCTCCTTTAAGGGAGAAGTTCCTGACAAGAATTACTACATGGATAAAGGACACACAGCTGACTCAGAGTCTTGAGCCAGAAACAACCGTAAGCCCAAAAAGGACTCAGGGAGAGTATTCATTACATGCTTGCATGGCCATGCTACTCCTCTAAAAGCATTTACTTTTGGTGACCGATGAGTCCAAGGAAGAGAACTAGGCACAAGCCCCTAGTCTCTTCCAGCTTATACTTCATTCCCCCACATAAAATCAGCTAATACATTAAAGGAAATGTAGTCTCTAAGGAAAGGCCCAAAAGGCCCAATTCTCATTCTTCCCCAAAGGGTCTAGATGTTGCCAGTCTTCCACCCCTGCCTAATGCAGACTCACTTGAACTCTTTCTCTGACTTGCCACGGAGGTCCCGAACAAGCCACTGAGTGGTGAAGGCATCCTGAGGTGGCATTCCATAGCGCATGATAGCATTGAGGAAGGCTTTCCGCTGGCGGGCATTGAAACCCAAGACCTAGAATGGAGGAGAAGACAGACAGATACAGCAAGAGCCATACAGAAGCAGCTAGGATGCAAATGCCTGCCCTGGTACTACTTACCTCAATGTTCCCTCCCACACGGGCAAGTAAAGGAGGCAGAGGCTTATCCTTATCATTTCTCAGGCCTTTGCGGCTAGGCCGACGAGCTGCTGAAGAGAGAAATGCAGCTAAGGAGGAGAGACAATGCACAGCATATTGTTGTGTGAATATTTCCCTTGCAGAACAGCACCACAAAGTGTATAAATCACCCAAATCAAGTCCCAGCTGTTTCCACACTCAGAGAAAGTGACCCAGGAACTCTGGCTTCACCAGAACTTACCTTCAGACCTCTCATCAAAGTCCTCATCTCCTTCTTCAGAAGCAACTGAATAGTCTGACTGATTATCTGACTGGTCATCCTGCcagtctgaaagaaaaacagcacgTGAGCCTGAGACGCTACTCCGTTACTTCCCAGCAACATATACTTACACCCATTTCTCCCTCAGGTTCCTGTGGATTTGTACCTCTATCCTCCTGTGAGCCATCATTGTAGTTAACTTGCTTGCGAATACGTTTGCCCTTGCCCAGATTCCTGGCCAGATCTTCCTGTTGCTGTTCATAATGGTGACGCAGTAGCTTCTCCCAGTAATCAGGATCCACTGACTCCTCCTGCTTAATGATCTCCCGTTcaacctcctcttcctcctgccacaGAGAAGTAACAAATTTAGATCCCTATGCTCCAGATCCCAACCTGCCTGAGCAGATGTATGTCTGCTCACCCTTAAAAGCATCAGACCTCAGCCTGCTTAAATGATCTTCCATCATCCAGGAGAAGATACTAGCTGACATCCACCTCATACTCACCCCCATCTCCTCTTCACGAACCACATACTGGGCCACCTTGAAGGAGCTGAGATACTCATTCATGCCCTGAAGTTCTGTATCTTCCGTTTCATCCTGGTTCCGATCCAACAGACGCTCAATTGCTTTATCATCATAGTGGATGACACTGCTGTCCTCACCTTCTTTGTTATCCCCTGAGGCAAGAGCACAGACACAGTTGCTGTGTGGCTCTCAAGGGACTAGGAAAGGGACTGCCACCCTAGACCTCTCTGTAGAGCTATAATCAGCACTGTGCCTACAGTCACTCGCTAAGTAAGGAGCCAGACCTCCCCACCTCCTTCAGTTCTACTCCCAGGCACTCACCCCCCTCAGTAGCCTCATCCTTGAAGAGCTCTTCAGTGCCAAATTTGAGAATGTCATCAAGTTCCTGTTTGGACATGGAGCCTGTCTTGGAGCCCAACCCTGGTCTCACTACCAGATGAGTTAGCATCATTTTCTTCTTGGCCACCTGAGTGATACGCTCCTCCACTGAGGCCCTTGTCACAAAGCGGTATATCATCACTTTCTTGTTCTGTCCAATTCTGTGTGCACGACTGAAGGCCTAGAAAAGAGATGCGCTCAGAACAGTCTAGAGCTACACAAGTAGTAGTCTGATACACCCCGCCTACCTCCACAAGTTTCCCAGTTGCCTTCATGGTGGCTCTTAACATCAGTGAAGGCTGGGCCCTGGAAGAACCCTCCACTATTTCACTTCCCATCCTCACTGCTCTAATTTTGCTTCACTTCTAAAGGGGAACTCTCACATTCCTTCACTCCTCCTGATGAGTTCACTTCCCCTCTTCCTCAGGGTTACTCCACAGTGAGTGGTCTCATTCAGACTCACCTGGATATCATTGTGGGGGTTCCAGTCTGAATCATAGATAATCACAGTATCTGCTGTGGCCAAGTTAATACCAAGACCCCCAGCTCGAGttgaaagcagaaagcagaactgCTGAGCACCAGGAGCTTAGataaaaagagagaacaaaagtAATCAAGGGTGAGTGCATTACTCAAACAAGGATTTCTATCTGATCCACATCACCTGAGGGGGAATCGCTACTAATTTAAGATTCCAGGAGAGCAATGGAAGACTTGGGCCACAACAACCCCATGTTGACCGCTAAGCACATACAAGgcaacagttttcattttgcaaagaaagTAGGAGGATCCATACCATTGAAGCGATCAATAGCTTCCTGACGCATGTTCCCTGTGATTCCTCCATCAATCCGCTCATATTTGTACCCTTCGTGTTCCAAAAAGTCTTCCAGAAGGTCCAACATTTTAGTCATCTGCGTAAcagaaaaacaccaccacaaaagAGTGAGGGACAAGGTGATACCAGATCAACAGGCTCCTTTATCATTATCAGAAAAAGAGTTCCCAGCCTTAAGGTTTTCCCCCATATACCTGAGAGAATATGAGCACCCTGTGACCTCCTTCCTTCAGGTTCTTTAACATCTTCtggagcagcaacagctttccagagGCTCGAATAAGAGCACTCCCATCATACATGCCATTTGGCATTTTTGGAGCTTCctgagaagaagagaaaaggagtaaggggtggaggaagaaaaaagcttgaAGGGATGTAACTTGGTCTTGGTCCCTAGCTGTGTCCATCAGATGCTGACTCACATCTGGTCATTTAGCTTGGCACAACCACAATGTGTACCACATGGAACACCAGTGCTACCCTGTGCCTCCTTCTCTTGCGGTTTGACTCCTAGATGCCCTCCTTTTCCTTACTGACTTAGTCTCGACTCTTACCGTCTTCACCATCTTGCATGAGTCACAACGTAGCTCCTACCTGTCATACAAAGatactggaaaaggaaaggccTTCCAGAATGTTGGGTCTACAATAACAACAGgatgaaaaaaaacacagaagcagaaagagaggaaggggaaCCCCTCCATGCTTTGCTAGGGAGCTAACTGGATCCCCAGAAACAGCCAGCAGGGAATTTGCTTATACAGAATAAGTGACTGGACATACCATAGCAGCCACAGGAAAGAGGTAGGGGTGGTTACAGCACTTCTTCAGATCCATAACAACATTGAGCAAGGAGACTTGGTTACCACCACCCCGTGCATTCAGTGCCTCAAAGTTTCTTgtcaaaatgtatttgtaatatttcctgaaaagaaaacaaaacaaaaaccaagtcAGACACCCCTCATAGAATAACAAACATACTCTCTTGCTAAACTCTGCACAGCTCCTGGCATTACCTGCCAGCTACCTAGGCTCTGCCAGTGGCATTCACTATCTCTTTATCCCTTACATCAGAGCACAGGATTAGTCCTCCCTCTGCTATAGCAGCAGCAAGAAATCTTCCTCCTATCCACTGTGTAGAAAGCCCTATAGTGAGGATGAGGCTGTTTCTGCATCCTCTTTGAAACAGTGGCAGAACAGAGCAACAGTAGTTTAAGCAGCAGGTGCTCTCTTCATCCTCACACTCACTTCTGCATggggctcaactccactctgACAATGAGTTCAGTCTTAGATGGCATATTCTTGAATACATCAGCTTTGAGACGCCTCAGCATGTGTGGGCCCAGCATGTCATGCAGTTTCTTGATCTGATCTTCCTTGGCAATATCTGCAAACTCTTCTAGGAAGCCCTCCAAGTTactgcagagaaacagacaCTCAGCAAAAGCgacaaaggaaaaagagcaaaaaaaatgaggaagggGATAGGAGTGACAAGACAGGCAGGCTGACTTGCACTGCAAGACATACTGGAATCTCTCTGGTGTCAGGAAGTTCAGCAGGTGGAACAGTTCTTCCAGGTTGTTCTGCAGGGGAGTTCCTGTAAGCAGCAGCTTGTGCTGGAGCGAGTAACCGTTGAGCACACGGAAGAACTGGGAAGTAGAGAGCAGGGAAGAaatggtgggggaaaaaaaccaaaacaacagatCACATGAACTTGTCTAAGGCTTATTAAGTCACAAgcctacaaaaaaaataatttctcctagaaaaaaaagttgacaCCAAGCTAGGGCTCAATTTAGATCACATCAGCTGTTTAGACAAGAGCTCCAAGTAGTTCACATTCCAGTCAGGGTCACTAGACTGATCTCATTTGGATCATTGTTCTGCATACCTAAAACATGACTGTAGCAAATCCTACAAGCCATCAGGTGCTGGTAGGGTTCCTTTGCTCTTTTAAGTTACAAGCTCTTTCAGACCACCAATAATTTCCAGACTGCTATACTACGTACTTTTTCTTGCTAAATTAGTGTTCCACATTCTTACAACTACTCCGCCTTGAGAATTCTAGAAATAGCTAAGTCACTCTTCCTATTCATATCAATCCTGGCAATGTTCCAGAGCTCTGAacaagcagaggagaaaaagagctAAGGGTTTGCCAATCTGTCTTTAAAGTAATTTGTGCTGGTTTTCACAACAATGAAGTAATTCCAGACAGAGGTATTGAGCAGTTAAAGTACTGAACCGAAAAGCACAAGTGTACCACGTTCAGCAGCACAAATTAACAATAAGgcagtaatttatttattagctTGGCCAtttctttgcttattttacACTTAGCACAATACAAGGTCAAATTTAATATAAGTAGCTTGTACTAGgtggcaaacaaacaaacaaaaaaaagagaaacccaCCACCACCTATGTTTTGGTTATCACAGCAGAAGGATCCTTCTAGTGGCCTCCACAGGGATTTATCTTTCTACATAGTTACAGACAAAAAACATTCTTATTTTGGAATCAATGATTATATCTGCAAAACTTTGGTAGATAACCATAATCTGTCAAGAAGCATCTGACCTGTTTTGCAGCGAAACGTCTGAAGCTGTCCTTAGGGGACAGGAAGCTGCTCAAGAAAAAGGTAGATTTAATGGTCTTGGTGGATAACCAATTGTAACTATTAGTCATAGAGCAACCTTGAGCCTTTACATCCTTTTTCAATTTATGAATATTAATAGTAAGCATTCATTACTGCTTCCAATAATTTCAATGCTAAGCATAGAATGGCATCCAGTCTTAGTGCCTACAATAAAAAAGATCTGGAAATTGGACTGCAAGCACAGCTGTGATGTCTCAGAAAGATGCCTCATGCCAAGATCCAAAAAgctaaagccatttaaaaaaaaagagaaaagaagaaatcaagaagcaatttttttttacacagtcTCCAAGAACCTCTAAAACCAGATTTCCAATAACAATTGTTTTTAGCCTAGTCAGCACTAGAACCCAGCTGGAGACAGAAAAAATCGATATCAGAATTAAGGCACAAGGGATTAGGGAGGGGCTGGATTAAGAAAGTATAGTCAAGCCTACTGAACTCAAAAAAGCTTAGTTAAGGTACAGCCTCATATAAAAGCAGCTATATAGCTTTCAGCATCTACTCAGACATTTTTGAACACCTCTGTCCACCTCTCCAATTCCTATAACATCTAATTAGTTCTGCTACAAAGCTAGATGAATGCAGACAGCAAGCCTACTCTGGAAGCAGGACAATTATGCTCATGCAGCTTGTTTTATGCTCAGTATAGTAAACCTTTCCAGAACAGAGGCGGCACAGATATATGATCTGCTTTCAGAGAAGCCAGTCTGTATTTGAGAGCAACAACAGCATccaggtttttctgttttccagtctACACCAACTGCCTATTCACCCAGAGAGAAAGCTGTTTTAACCAGTGATATGTATAAAAGTGAAGTTGTTGCCAATGATAATCAATCTTCAAATGAAggctgttgatttttttttgttaaagaatgCATCAAATTTACTAATGAACTCATGACTAAAGAGTTAGCAGACAAACTTATGTGCTTAGGAACAGCTACCTAAACTCCTGAACACTCTCTGCCCATGCCCCCCTGCAACATATGCCATGCCTATAAACCACCTATGCTTCTCTGTACCTTAGACTGATTGTTCTTCAGTCTGTGAGCTTCATCCACAATGAGACAGGCCCAGTCAATAGAGCCTAGTATGGCCATATCAATTGTGATCAGTTCATAGGAGGTGAGAAGCACGTGGAACTTCACAGCAGCCTccttctgcaaaggaaaaagatgaaCATGGTAATGGGATAGGGGAATGCCCCAGGACAAAAGTAGATGCAGTGTTTCTCCAGCAAGTTATTCTGATGAGCCCTGGTCAAACAGCACATCAGAAACTTTTCACACCCACAGTTTCCTGTCACAAGATTCAAAATGCTACCCAAACCATTCTAGCCTTTTAATCCCCCATTTCTCTCTTAACACATAAGTCTCCTCAACCCCCTCAGTACCTGCTACTTCTGGACAGTTGCCAAATGTTGTAACAGAGAAGTTTAACAAATAAGCATCAAATAGAGGCATGTTAAGGAAATGAGATTTGGAGAACAGTGGCTCATCAAAAAGCTAAGACTTAAAAAAGGTAAGTAGTTTATCATGGAACTTTAAATTACTGTTAGTATTTAATGCAGTTCAATTTCAAGGGAAGCAAAGAAGTCCCAGCTATCTCTGCCACTGGAAAAGCTTTAGCTCCCATCTTGCTTCTACCAGGAAGACTAAAGTTCTACAAAAACTAGCCCCCTAGATCAGGCTCTTCACTCCTGTCAGGGCAAAGAATGCCATTTCTCAGATGTCTAGGTATGGCCTCACTGTCTGTAATCTCTGAGGAACCGGCTAAGTTCACACTTCTTTGTATGTTTGTCTTATTCATAGAGTGGCAATTCTGACATTGACTTAGATCTGTAGAAGTGATGCGCAACTTCACAGATTAAGTAGAAGAGATAGAGGGACTTGCCTATGGTCAGTATTACCTTAGTCAACTCTTTTTTCAGTACTAAATTAGTTCAGACTAGTAGGAGTGTTTAAGCAGTCTAGAACGGGAGCCTAAATGCCCACTAGTCATCAATTTGCAGTTATTTCCCCTTGGAAACTACACGCATAATCAGTTCCCAGAGTATCTGAATCTCAGCTGCCAAAAGCCAGTCCAGTGCATCTCTTCTTTCAGTTCAGGCTTGCATTACAGCAGAGTTCTGTACCTTCATTCTGGATGCTTTTTTGCCTCCACGTATGGCATTATCCTCAAATGTGAACTCATTCTCACGGATAATGGCTCGGCTATCTTTGTCCCCAACGTAGGTCACTACATACATATCTGGGGCCCACATCTCAAATTCTCGTTCCCAGTTGATGATTGTGGACAGCGGGGCACTCACCAAGAAGGGACCCTTTGAGTGGCCCTACAAATAGAGTCAGTAAGAGCATTAGATGAATGCAACCACTAACACAGGCAGCATCTCCCTGGGTAGTGATCTCCCAGCTCTCACCTCTTTGTACAAGGAATATAGGAACACAGCTGTCTGCACAGTCTTTCCCAGACCCATTTCATCAGCCAAGATTGTATCTGTGCCCTGGGCCCAGGAGAAGCGCAGCCAGTTCAGTCCTTCCAGTTGGTAGGGATGCAAGGTCCCCCCTGTTACATCGAGGTACTCTGGTTGCCGGTCATATTTCACTGTTGGCTacagtagggaaaaaaaggaagagttgaGATCCTTTACCTTAGCTAGGCAACTACCAAGACTCCCTTCCCAGCCACCCATATATTCCCTACTGCAGATGAGACTTCACAGATGACAACCAGACTAGCACCAGACAAAATTCCCAAATGGCCAAAGGTATCAACcaaaaagccctttttttttgtgaaatccTTTTGCCAAGAGCCAGCCAGCATCTCACCCAATGGACAAGATGGGCCTTTGTCTGAAGGCTCTATAACCTCTTTGTTCTTTGGGCCAGGAAGGAACTCTAAACCATATGGCTCTTCACTCTTCAGTTTCCCATTTAcctgcctccctccccaaaGTAAGCAACTGTATCAGGTGGTTCCTAAGCAATAAACAGTAACTTACATCTACTGTGGGAGTCTCAGGGGGCCTTTCCAGTTTCCGCATCTTCACTTTCTTTAACTTCTTACCAGGCCTGCCCTCTTCACCTCTCATCAGCTCCCTATGCAGACAGAGTCCCAAGAATGTGCAAGTTTAATGGCTTTTGTAACGGATCAAGGGAAAACTACTGCAAAGAACAGGAGGGTGATCACCCAACTCAAATAGGCTCAAGAGAACAGGGCTGGAACTTTCATGAATTGGTGGTGGAGAGGCACAAGGTCCCTGCCCAAAGGAATAAGGAGTCAGCAACAAGAAGATGCTTCTTTGCTATTATCTCCATATATTAATCCAGCCAGTGCTAGGGGCTGACATACTCCAGTGTTTTCTcttgagggaagggaaaggaacaCCACCTCTAGATACTTGTCTTACCTGTGATTCCAGTAGGCTTGCTTGTAGAGGTCATAATCTTGGATGTCCACATCTTCACTTTCCCAGGATGCCTGGTCATAAGGTAGGTCTCTCCATTTAATCAAATAGTGGACATTCCCCTTCTTATCCACACTGCAGAAGAAACCAGTCAGTCTTAAGCACAGTGAAATGACAGTATTCACCCAATCCTCTCAaatgggagaggggaaaaggattCCTTGATGaagcaacagaaacagaagaacagcGTCTGTCATACCAAAGGAGCTCCTGCTGTTTCCCCCAGTCATATTGCAGTTTACCTTATCCATTCTCCCTTAGCCCTGCTTAAGGTCTTTGCTGAAAATCCCTTTGCTACTTCCCCTACCTATGGTTAAGGATCCTGTGGATCATCATCCACTCGGGCTTGATCCCATATCGATAGAAGCGCTCCTCCATCTCAGCATATTTGGGGtccttgttttttctctttcggcttttctcctcttcccctccaaaGTCCCCTGAGGGTGGCTCATCCATATCATTTTTGCGTTGGTAGTTACGAAACATGACCTGGCAGTGCAGCTCCAGCTGGAGCCAGGACAGAAGCAGTTAGTAGGTGTTTTCCCCTCAACCAACCAACATACCTCCCCACAACTATCCACCCTTATGATGTGGTTAGAGTCCTCCGCTCACCTGCAACTCTGACACCCATGAGCAGTGCCAGTAGGACATGCCCTGCCACTTGACAAAGAACTGCCTTTCAGGCCGACCCTCCAGAGGCTTAGGGGGAGGAGCATTAGGGTCTGCATCAGGTGGACGTGGTGGCGGGGGGCCAACCGGGGGCTGACCCCATTTCCAGATCAGGATCTTCTGCACCTTTCCTTTCAAAGCTGGGCACTGAAAAGTTAAACAAAGCTTGTTACATCAGAGTGTACATACTCTTAACACACAAGCACCAAGTAGCAGAAACATACAGAGTCACAGTTCTCTTCCTTCATTACAGCTTGGACTTGGAAGCTTTCATCCTCTTATCTCCAGCATTTCTTTGAGCTTTCTCCagtttgtcttttcttcctagGACTGACAAACCCCAAACTGAATTCTGTATCTCAATTTAGTTGTCTCCCCAGGGCCACACCAATTCAGAAATTCTacaggaaatacagaaattgcTAGGCTTTATGAGCCCAGTAGTCTATCCAACCACAACTCCATTGAAAGTTtgtagagaaaatattttgctgtagAACTAATCAGCCCAGCACAGGGATATGTCCTGAAGCAGCTTCTTTTGTTCATCATCTTAAAAGTCCTTATCACCTAATGAAAGTACCTAACACCATTTATAATACTTCATTTCAAGAACTTCCTGGAAAAGTGTGACATTTCTCCCAACCATCTACTACAAAAGGGCTTGGCATTACAGAGCTTGCAGTGCAAAAAAACTGTTTGGCTCAgcatcaaagtattttttttaagcactggaTTTGCTTGCACTCATTGTCCTGCTTCTACGTACATACAGGATCCAAGAAAATTAAGCCTTTGGCATCCTGAACCCAAAACTGCACAACTACTCAGCACATGGGCAAACCTCATGAGACTCAATGCTGTAaccctgtgctttctgctgtCTGGAGAAAGCAGCCAATCGACAAGGTGCAATCCAGCCACAAAAAAATCAGCCCTCGCTGTTTCATGACAAAAGTGTGAGACGACATAGACTCTTCCGAAGACTAATCATTTCTGGGAAAATATGATGATCCAAGGGGATTAGATTGATCATCTCTTGTAACAATAGGAGAATGGTACTAGCAGAAACTCACAGTGCAACGAGGACACAGCCACTCTCCATTAGGAATCTCTGGCAATGGGGGATTCAGACAGTGGATGTGATAGGATGAAGGACAGGCatcacagcacagcagctctcCTCCATCCTTGCAGACTCTACAGAACTCCATATGATGGtcatcctcttcctcagcaTCCCCCACAACATCTTCCAGGATTTCCTCACCTTCAGAGTTATCCTCTTTTGCTTCCCACTGAATGCCCTCTTTTTCCTACAGGAGAGGGAAATCAGAAAACCGAAGTCACACATTTGTGATTATTTTATGACCGCAGAAGAACGGCCCCAAGTCACTTGACATCCCCCTCCATGATCTCTTGCACAGTGTGGGGGAATCCAGTACTTACACAGTGTGGGCAGCTCCATTTGCCCTCTGGGGCTTTCTCCATGTCTGGGTCCAGGCAAACCATGTGGTAGGCACGAGGGCAGGTATCACACAGTATAatttctcctccctgctggCACACCTCACAGTAGTCCTGGTGATCAGTCTCATAGCCATCCACAGCCACTGTGGAGTCCTCCTCACCTGCAGAGGGTGGTGAGGAGTTACAGCAGTACAAGCCACAGGTACAGGCTTCCTATAGCAAGGGAGGGTACTCACCCCACAGCCTATGTAGTAATATAGAGATCCAGAATCCAAAACTCTTGCTCCATCTATGTAAGTAAATAGGGCAGGGAGCAAGAGCAAAACAAGCCCCTTTGTGCCTCCTTCCACCCATGAAATTAAAGGTGTAGCTGAGGCCAGGAAAACTCAGCACTGTGTCTGTTCCCCTACCAAGGTAAGAAAGAACTCCTGAAAACCttttccttattaaaaataacatcaggTTCTTCCTTCACAAACAATTTTCCTCCCTCAAGCATGCTGTTAAATACCCAAATTCTGCACAGACATTCCTCTAATCTTTCTACACACTTAGCTGCGCTTCCAACTCCAACTGACAGCAAGCATCaatacctttctttttctttttcccagctttgaGTTTTTTGCGACTGCGGCTACTACGGCTTGTAGACCCATCTGAAACAGAGTAGCTGTTGATGCTGGCATCATCAAAGTCTGACTCCACATCCAGATCATCATCTTCACTCTGaggtagattaaaaaaaagctatgctACTGAGGCACCCATGCTGAGGGCTGCAATCAGACATACATCCTAGCATTTCTAGCACATCATCACCTCCTCCTCAGAAGGTCAAGGAAGGAGCATCACTTACTGATGATCTTTTACGCTTGGAACCAAATCCTCCCAGTTTGATTTTCAAAGGTGCCACCTTCTTTGTTTTAGGT encodes:
- the CHD4 gene encoding chromodomain-helicase-DNA-binding protein 4 isoform X1 translates to MASGIGSPSPCSGGSDDDEMEILLNNAIPQHPEPEEEPEEELLSEAETPKIKKKKKPKKLKEPKVPKLSKRQKKELGDSSGEGNEFVEEEEEVLRSDSEGSDYTPGKKKKKKLGPKKEKKNKAKRKEEEEEEEEDDDSKEPKSSAQLLEDWGMEDIDHIFTEEDYRTLTNYKAFSQFVRPLIAAKNPKIAVSKMMMVLGAKWREFSTNNPFKGSSGASVAAAAAAAVAVVESMVTNVDAVLPQPPVDVPLRKAKTKEGKGPNARRKPKASPRIPDIKKPKTKKVAPLKIKLGGFGSKRKRSSSEDDDLDVESDFDDASINSYSVSDGSTSRSSRSRKKLKAGKKKKKGEEDSTVAVDGYETDHQDYCEVCQQGGEIILCDTCPRAYHMVCLDPDMEKAPEGKWSCPHCEKEGIQWEAKEDNSEGEEILEDVVGDAEEEDDHHMEFCRVCKDGGELLCCDACPSSYHIHCLNPPLPEIPNGEWLCPRCTCPALKGKVQKILIWKWGQPPVGPPPPRPPDADPNAPPPKPLEGRPERQFFVKWQGMSYWHCSWVSELQLELHCQVMFRNYQRKNDMDEPPSGDFGGEEEKSRKRKNKDPKYAEMEERFYRYGIKPEWMMIHRILNHSVDKKGNVHYLIKWRDLPYDQASWESEDVDIQDYDLYKQAYWNHRELMRGEEGRPGKKLKKVKMRKLERPPETPTVDPTVKYDRQPEYLDVTGGTLHPYQLEGLNWLRFSWAQGTDTILADEMGLGKTVQTAVFLYSLYKEGHSKGPFLVSAPLSTIINWEREFEMWAPDMYVVTYVGDKDSRAIIRENEFTFEDNAIRGGKKASRMKKEAAVKFHVLLTSYELITIDMAILGSIDWACLIVDEAHRLKNNQSKFFRVLNGYSLQHKLLLTGTPLQNNLEELFHLLNFLTPERFHNLEGFLEEFADIAKEDQIKKLHDMLGPHMLRRLKADVFKNMPSKTELIVRVELSPMQKKYYKYILTRNFEALNARGGGNQVSLLNVVMDLKKCCNHPYLFPVAAMEAPKMPNGMYDGSALIRASGKLLLLQKMLKNLKEGGHRVLIFSQMTKMLDLLEDFLEHEGYKYERIDGGITGNMRQEAIDRFNAPGAQQFCFLLSTRAGGLGINLATADTVIIYDSDWNPHNDIQAFSRAHRIGQNKKVMIYRFVTRASVEERITQVAKKKMMLTHLVVRPGLGSKTGSMSKQELDDILKFGTEELFKDEATEGGDNKEGEDSSVIHYDDKAIERLLDRNQDETEDTELQGMNEYLSSFKVAQYVVREEEMGEEEEVEREIIKQEESVDPDYWEKLLRHHYEQQQEDLARNLGKGKRIRKQVNYNDGSQEDRGSRAVFLSDWQDDQSDNQSDYSVASEEGDEDFDERSEAAFLSSAARRPSRKGLRNDKDKPLPPLLARVGGNIEVLGFNARQRKAFLNAIMRYGMPPQDAFTTQWLVRDLRGKSEKEFKAYVSLFMRHLCEPGADGAETFADGVPREGLSRQHVLTRIGVMSLIRKKVQEFEHVNGRWSMPELAEIEENKKLSQPSSPSPKTPTPSTPGDTQPNTPAPVPPPEEGIKVEEGASAKEQGESSEPEKELSAAATETEVPMEQCAQPVETPPQEAKSPVNPTEADEKKVEEPEMKERPDEPMEVESKADVEKVEDRAPIENPPEPPIITLDEKDEKKDDDKRDVVMLQNGEMLKESVDERHKKAVKQRFMFNIADGGFTELHSLWQNEERAATVTKKTYEIWHRRHDYWLLAGIINHGYARWQDIQNDPRYAILNEPFKGEMNRGNFLEIKNKFLARRFKLLEQALVIEEQLRRAAYLNMSEDPSHPSMALNTRFAEVECLAESHQHLSKESMAGNKPANAVLHKVLKQLEELLSDMKADVTRLPATIARIPPVAVRLQMSERNILSRLANRSSEPPPPPPPQQVAQQQ